In the Perca flavescens isolate YP-PL-M2 chromosome 20, PFLA_1.0, whole genome shotgun sequence genome, one interval contains:
- the fam167b gene encoding protein FAM167A: MDCKKFGGESSDGDTEDLDRVKALTEKLKLQTRRPSYLEWQERVESRPWRESYPADSPDSGGQVVSMPAILRNENSELVVRNICGFDTIDDALVFLRKELREMQVQDNRLARQLIRLRVEIHRLKVEQVCGRHKEMLDDATYELEECGEESDLLCDIPMKAAFALSTPLKHLGLTKMNINSRRFSLC; the protein is encoded by the exons ATGGATTGTAAAAAGTTTGGAGGAGAGTCCTCCGATGGAGACACCGAAGATCTGGACAGAGTGAAAGCACTAACAGAAAAGCTGAAGTTGCAGACTCGCAGACCGTCCTATCTGGAGTGGCAAGAGAGAGTTGAGAGTCGACCGTGGAGGGAAAGTTACCCTGCAGACAGCCCGGACTCGGGAGGACAAGTCGTCTCCATGCCTGCAATTCTGAGAAATGAGAACTCAGAGCTGGTTGTGCGCAATATATGTGGCTTTGATACCATTGATGATGCTTTGGTGTTTCTGAGAAAAGAGCTG AGGGAGATGCAGGTTCAGGACAACCGTCTGGCCCGCCAGCTGATCCGTCTGCGTGTGGAGATCCACAGGCTGAAAGTGGAGCAGGTGTGTGGCCGTCATAAGGAAATGCTGGATGATGCCACATACGAGTTGGAGGAGTGTGGCGAGGAGTCGGACCTGCTGTGTGACATCCCCATGAAGGCTGCCTTCGCCCTGTCCACCCCACTCAAACACCTGGGCCTCACCAAGATGAACATCAACTCCAGACGTTTCTCACTGTGTTAA